A genomic region of Miscanthus floridulus cultivar M001 chromosome 3, ASM1932011v1, whole genome shotgun sequence contains the following coding sequences:
- the LOC136544225 gene encoding uncharacterized mitochondrial protein AtMg00810-like: MGPLHHFLGVSVQRRGDSLFLSQRQYMLDILDRAGMSHCKPSNTPVDTHSKLSADGVSVADPSQYRSLAGALQYLTFTRPDIAYVVQQVYLYMHDSREPHLSALKRILRYLQGTLDLGLHLHRTSPADLTVYTDADWAGYPDTRKSTLGYAVFLGDNLIFWSSKRQPTVSRSSAEAEYRAVANGVVEACWLCQLLIELCCPLRRAIVVYCDNVIVVYLSTNLVQHQRTKHIEIDLHFVRERVALGEVRVLHVPTSSQYVDIFTKGLPTSVFTEFRSSLNVRGAPSSDCGGVLECNMACGPA, encoded by the coding sequence ATGGGGCCTCTTCACCATTTTCTAGGTGTCAGTGTTCAGCGCAGAGGTGACAGTTTATTTCTCTCTCAGCGACAGTACATGCTGGACATTCTGGACCGCGCCGGTATGAGTCATTGCAAGCCAAGCAACACTCCTGTGGACACTCACTCCAAGCTTTCTGCTGATGGTGTTTCAGTCGCTGATCCAAGTCAGTATCGCAGTCTTGCCGGGGCTCttcagtacctcaccttcacTAGACCAGACATTGCGTATGTTGTTCAGCAGGTCTACCTGTACATGCATGACTCCCGGGAACCTCATTTGAGCGCTCTGAAGCGCATTCTCCGGTACCTTCAAGGTACATTGGATCTCGGTCTACACCTCCACCGGACCTCTCCAGCTGATCTCACTGTCTACACCGATGCAGATTGGGCGGGCTATCCTGACACACGCAAATCCACCTTGGGTTATGCGGTGTTTCTCGGGGACAATCTCATCTTCTGGTCGTCCAAGCGTCAGCCTACAGTGTCTCGGTCCAGTGCAGAGGCGGAATATCGAGCAGTCGCAAATGGAGTCGTCGAAGCCTGCTGGTTGTGCCAACTTCTGATAGAGCTTTGCTGCCCACTTCGTCGTGCTATAGTGGTCTACTGCGATAATGTCATCGTCGTTTACCTCTCCACTAACCTGGTTCAGCATCAGCGAACCAAGCATATTGAGATCGACCTGCACTTCGTTAGAGAACGAGTCGCCCTCGGTGAAGTCCGCGTCCTGCACGTTCCCACTTCGTCTCAGTACGtcgacatcttcaccaaaggtTTGCCGACATCCGTGTTCACGGAGTTTAGGTCCAGTCTCAATGTTCGCGGTGCTCCCAGTTCAGACTGCGGGGGAGTGTTGGAATGTAATATGGCGTGTGGGCCTGCCTAG